Proteins co-encoded in one Acidobacteriota bacterium genomic window:
- a CDS encoding alpha/beta hydrolase, which produces MQIGWELSGSNSSQHRRVRTGSSLCARLVLQWALFLLLICGGFLISCQKTDTADRSSAAVIDSVASEDGLMVYYQVQGSGDRALVFVHCWSCDRGYWDAQTSEFAKDYTVVTVDLGGHGQSGLGREEWTMGWFGADVAAVVEKLDLENVVLIGHSMGGAVVLEAARRLPGRVVALVGVDTYQSFGQKFTPEQIEGFLAAFRSDFPATTEQFVRSMFPPTGDSSLVNRVATDMAASPDEVSISAIADVLAYDYAEALREVRVPVRCINSDRVPTDVEGNRQVAESFDVVIMPGTGHFVHMEDPVTFNRLLRQVLNEFPGGPPAE; this is translated from the coding sequence ATGCAAATCGGATGGGAATTGAGCGGCAGTAACAGCAGCCAACATCGCCGCGTGCGCACAGGGTCATCGCTGTGTGCGAGGCTCGTATTGCAGTGGGCGTTGTTCCTTCTGCTGATATGCGGCGGGTTCCTGATATCGTGCCAGAAGACTGACACAGCCGACAGATCTTCCGCAGCCGTCATCGACAGCGTAGCGTCGGAGGACGGGCTGATGGTCTACTACCAGGTGCAGGGAAGCGGCGATAGGGCGCTGGTGTTCGTGCACTGCTGGAGCTGTGACCGCGGCTACTGGGACGCCCAGACGTCAGAGTTTGCCAAGGATTACACGGTCGTTACGGTCGATCTGGGTGGTCACGGTCAGTCGGGTCTGGGTCGCGAGGAATGGACGATGGGTTGGTTCGGCGCCGACGTGGCCGCCGTGGTCGAGAAACTCGACCTGGAGAACGTGGTGCTGATCGGCCACTCGATGGGGGGAGCGGTCGTGCTCGAGGCGGCGCGGCGACTGCCCGGAAGGGTAGTAGCCCTGGTGGGCGTGGACACCTATCAGTCGTTCGGACAGAAGTTCACGCCGGAACAGATCGAGGGATTTCTGGCGGCGTTCAGGTCCGATTTCCCGGCCACAACCGAGCAGTTCGTGAGAAGCATGTTTCCGCCGACGGGCGACTCGTCACTGGTGAACCGCGTGGCCACCGATATGGCTGCGTCCCCGGATGAGGTCAGCATAAGCGCCATAGCAGACGTCCTGGCGTATGACTACGCTGAGGCACTGCGCGAAGTCCGCGTTCCGGTTCGTTGCATCAATTCCGACAGAGTGCCAACCGACGTCGAGGGGAATCGTCAAGTGGCGGAGTCGTTTGACGTCGTCATCATGCCCGGCACGGGTCATTTCGTGCACATGGAGGATCCCGTTACGTTCAACCGGCTGCTTCGCCAGGTACTGAACGAGTTCCCGGGCGGCCCACCTGCCGAGTAG
- a CDS encoding peptidase C39 family protein produces MMNRRTTIRPAGIHDLKDLLRLEHAAFETDRFREDQIDYLLTRSRATVFVLVRNSTVVGAAYILWRKSHQGARLYNLAVDPAFQGMKYGLKLLRECELEAARRDCRSMTLEVRRDNEGAIRFYEKDGFVVVRNLPDYYEDGMAGLKMRKELDPVAKKKLRLGIPYHAQTLDFTCGPACLMMALRYFFSRIELTRTLEMQIWKEATLIFMTSGFGGTDPYGLSLSTVKRGLGCRVIISMDTTPMLRSVRIPVKREIMKIVHNDMKRQARKLGVTGAVCEYGIDEIVSALFRGLIPVALISTYRLTGDQVPHWVVVTGFDADHVYIHDPDVASYSGNRSRARHLRIEKSEFLRMSRYGKEAYRCLLLIGPLQKPDRSRPRSGRNAS; encoded by the coding sequence ATGATGAACCGGCGAACCACCATCCGCCCGGCCGGCATCCACGATCTGAAGGATCTGCTCAGACTCGAGCATGCCGCCTTTGAAACGGATCGCTTCAGAGAAGACCAGATCGATTACCTTCTGACCCGTTCCCGTGCGACCGTGTTTGTGTTGGTGCGGAATTCGACCGTGGTAGGCGCGGCCTATATCCTGTGGAGAAAGTCGCACCAGGGCGCAAGACTTTACAACCTGGCCGTGGACCCGGCCTTCCAGGGGATGAAGTACGGCCTGAAATTGCTTCGGGAGTGTGAATTGGAGGCGGCCCGGCGCGATTGCCGCAGCATGACGCTGGAGGTACGCCGGGATAACGAAGGCGCCATCAGGTTCTATGAGAAAGACGGTTTCGTAGTCGTTCGAAACCTGCCGGACTACTATGAAGACGGCATGGCCGGACTCAAGATGCGTAAGGAGCTGGACCCGGTGGCGAAGAAAAAGCTGAGGCTCGGCATTCCGTACCACGCCCAGACGCTCGATTTCACGTGCGGCCCCGCCTGTCTAATGATGGCGCTCAGGTACTTCTTCTCACGGATCGAACTGACCCGTACTCTGGAGATGCAAATCTGGAAGGAAGCCACGCTGATATTCATGACGTCCGGGTTTGGCGGCACCGACCCGTACGGCCTGTCGCTCTCCACTGTCAAGAGAGGATTGGGTTGCCGTGTGATTATCTCGATGGACACCACGCCGATGCTGAGATCAGTACGTATCCCGGTCAAGCGTGAGATCATGAAAATCGTGCACAACGACATGAAACGCCAGGCCCGGAAGCTGGGCGTGACCGGCGCCGTGTGCGAGTATGGCATCGATGAGATCGTCTCAGCCCTGTTCAGAGGCTTGATTCCGGTGGCCCTGATCAGCACGTATCGGCTGACGGGCGATCAGGTACCGCATTGGGTTGTGGTTACCGGTTTTGACGCCGATCACGTGTATATCCATGATCCGGACGTGGCGTCCTACAGCGGGAACAGGTCGCGGGCCCGCCATCTGCGTATTGAGAAATCTGAGTTTCTGCGAATGAGTCGCTACGGCAAAGAGGCGTATCGGTGTCTTCTGCTGATCGGGCCACTACAGAAGCCTGACAGGTCAAGACCACGCTCCGGCCGCAATGCGTCGTAA
- a CDS encoding NifB/NifX family molybdenum-iron cluster-binding protein — MDSTIHEHFGSAPYFTLYDTETEEINVIENRNAHHSHGTCHPMSQLARYHIDAVLCSGMGRRAIEALNAEGIRTLDTDVTATREAVRMFSEGSLSDIESARACHGRGQRYEGTTDRRVWGRGTGRHQGAGDGQRHRNRG; from the coding sequence ATGGACAGCACCATTCATGAACACTTTGGATCGGCGCCGTATTTCACGTTGTATGATACCGAAACCGAGGAAATCAACGTGATTGAGAACCGTAATGCTCATCACAGTCACGGCACGTGTCACCCCATGAGCCAGCTGGCCCGGTATCATATTGATGCCGTACTGTGTAGCGGCATGGGGCGGCGCGCCATCGAGGCGCTCAACGCGGAGGGAATCAGAACCCTCGACACTGACGTTACCGCCACGAGGGAAGCCGTGAGAATGTTTTCCGAAGGGAGCCTGTCCGATATCGAGTCCGCACGTGCCTGTCACGGTCGCGGCCAGCGTTATGAGGGCACAACCGACCGCCGTGTGTGGGGCCGCGGGACGGGGCGTCATCAGGGAGCCGGGGACGGCCAACGGCATCGCAATCGTGGATAA
- a CDS encoding protein kinase, translating to MGPDDDKTQTHVVLTQGTQVGHYKIIEKIGAGGMGEVYLALDTKLNRKVALKFLAYHLCQERDCRARFTREAQAAAGLDHPNIVPVHEVSEYQGRPYFAMAAIDGQSLREYLSGKQLSIKRVLELGIQVCEGLRAAHDKGIIHRDIKPSNVLIDERGRARIVDFGLATVSGADQLTKTGSTLGTIGYMSPEQVRGEAVDFRSDLFSLGVVLYELAALKGPFQRDSEAATLHAITHETPKPLSSWRADVPSRLENVVSRALEKDSAKRYQSAEKMLLDLRDLRRQLSVTESRAVDLKAVWRILKKPRVAILLTVTLGAVAVAIFLGYQHRMNVREAGALLPDIERLAQAEEYCRAFDLAVRAGEYLQNNPKLDSLMPVVSDILSVSTQPEGARVYLKSIAFTESEEQQERYVGVTPVSDLPIARVDHIVRLEKEGYTPLTRLVTSRLNRIEGWAFGSSANSVQMEIRLTEAGATPENMVFIPGGEYRLVGWGAPSAAEVNLAGFFIDEYEVSNESFKAFVDAGGYLSAEYWRFPFTRDGANLTREQAMGFFKDRTGLPGPRGWINQVYAEGQGNYPVTGITWYEAAAYAEFADKSLPTAFEWEMAARAGQFTHTFGVVMPWGYIDPNETVKMRANFEGRGLCPVDAYEFGISPYGCYNMAGNVKEWCRNRSKEGYVVTGGSWEDPAYMFAYYGSVSGFHSSGSLGFRCVRNTTDDDRDQGAFAFNPEMAIPAHTPIDQETFQTFLSHYQYDRKPLDARVVEVEETADWVREKVTFNGVNGDTIIAYMYLPRQAAEPYQCLSFIPGANVFWASPVPWNAEWLLAPHIKAGRAVLAVVPKGAVERGWGPHHSDPDLHTVKYREQIILYATEFSLGLDYLSGRSDIDMGRIAYVGLSWGAEDGPIFVSVDNRYRSVVFIGGGFSESDSRKLPEANPMNFAPYVTCPVMLLNGKYDETTTYEIEGRALYNLLPEPKRLALLEGGHCPPLEVRVPVIEKWLNETMGAVRRE from the coding sequence ATGGGACCTGACGACGACAAGACGCAGACTCACGTGGTCCTGACACAGGGCACACAGGTCGGTCACTACAAGATCATCGAAAAGATCGGCGCCGGTGGGATGGGTGAAGTGTATCTTGCCCTTGATACAAAACTTAATCGCAAGGTCGCCCTGAAATTCCTGGCATATCACTTGTGTCAGGAGAGAGACTGCAGGGCCCGTTTCACACGCGAAGCCCAGGCGGCCGCGGGTCTGGATCATCCCAATATCGTTCCCGTACATGAAGTCAGTGAATATCAGGGTCGTCCGTATTTCGCCATGGCCGCGATTGACGGGCAGTCGCTACGGGAATACCTGTCGGGAAAGCAACTGTCAATTAAACGCGTACTCGAGTTGGGCATTCAAGTTTGCGAGGGTCTGCGGGCCGCACACGACAAAGGGATCATCCATCGGGATATTAAGCCGTCGAACGTGCTTATTGATGAACGTGGGAGGGCGAGGATTGTCGACTTTGGGCTGGCGACCGTCAGTGGTGCGGATCAACTGACCAAGACCGGATCGACCCTCGGTACTATAGGGTACATGTCGCCGGAGCAGGTGCGGGGTGAAGCGGTCGACTTCCGCAGCGATCTGTTCTCGCTCGGTGTTGTGCTGTACGAATTGGCTGCGCTGAAAGGCCCGTTCCAAAGAGATTCCGAGGCGGCGACCCTGCACGCCATCACGCACGAAACTCCGAAGCCGCTATCCAGTTGGCGTGCGGATGTTCCGAGCAGGCTCGAGAACGTCGTGAGCAGGGCGCTTGAAAAAGACAGCGCAAAACGTTACCAGTCTGCGGAAAAGATGCTGCTGGATCTCCGGGATCTGCGCAGGCAATTGTCGGTGACCGAGTCAAGAGCAGTCGATCTCAAGGCAGTTTGGCGTATCCTTAAGAAGCCGCGTGTCGCGATCCTTCTGACTGTCACTCTTGGCGCTGTGGCGGTAGCCATATTCTTGGGATATCAACACAGAATGAACGTGCGGGAGGCGGGAGCGCTCCTGCCGGACATTGAGCGGCTGGCCCAGGCAGAGGAGTACTGCCGGGCATTTGACCTGGCTGTGAGGGCCGGCGAGTATCTTCAGAATAATCCGAAACTAGACAGCCTGATGCCGGTAGTATCCGATATACTCTCTGTTAGCACGCAGCCCGAAGGAGCGCGAGTCTATCTGAAGTCGATTGCGTTTACGGAGAGTGAAGAACAGCAGGAGCGATATGTCGGTGTTACGCCCGTCAGTGACTTGCCCATCGCCCGTGTAGATCACATCGTACGGTTGGAGAAGGAGGGATATACCCCGCTGACCCGCCTTGTAACGAGTCGGCTGAACAGAATCGAGGGTTGGGCGTTCGGGTCATCCGCTAACAGTGTTCAGATGGAGATCCGGTTGACTGAAGCGGGGGCAACCCCTGAGAACATGGTCTTCATTCCGGGAGGGGAATACAGACTGGTCGGATGGGGAGCGCCCTCGGCCGCCGAGGTTAATCTGGCGGGATTCTTCATTGATGAATACGAGGTAAGCAACGAATCATTCAAGGCCTTCGTCGATGCCGGAGGCTATTTGAGTGCGGAATACTGGAGGTTTCCCTTTACCAGGGATGGGGCAAATCTGACCAGAGAACAGGCCATGGGTTTTTTCAAGGACCGGACCGGTCTTCCCGGTCCGCGTGGGTGGATCAACCAGGTATACGCTGAAGGTCAGGGTAACTATCCGGTGACCGGTATCACCTGGTATGAAGCGGCGGCTTACGCCGAATTCGCCGACAAGAGCCTGCCTACCGCTTTTGAGTGGGAGATGGCCGCAAGAGCCGGCCAATTCACTCACACGTTTGGCGTAGTCATGCCCTGGGGATATATCGATCCCAATGAGACAGTGAAGATGCGGGCGAATTTTGAGGGGCGGGGACTATGTCCCGTTGACGCGTATGAATTTGGCATCAGTCCTTACGGTTGCTACAACATGGCCGGTAACGTCAAAGAGTGGTGCCGGAATCGATCGAAGGAAGGTTACGTGGTAACGGGGGGTTCCTGGGAGGATCCTGCGTATATGTTTGCCTATTACGGATCTGTCTCGGGTTTTCACTCATCTGGCTCACTCGGATTTCGTTGTGTCCGCAACACCACGGATGATGACCGTGACCAGGGGGCATTCGCGTTCAATCCGGAGATGGCAATTCCTGCTCATACGCCAATTGATCAGGAGACATTTCAGACCTTCTTGAGCCATTATCAGTACGATCGCAAACCGCTTGATGCTCGAGTCGTGGAAGTAGAAGAAACAGCGGATTGGGTCAGAGAGAAAGTGACTTTCAACGGCGTGAATGGTGATACCATCATTGCCTATATGTACCTTCCCCGGCAGGCGGCCGAGCCGTACCAGTGCCTGAGTTTTATTCCGGGGGCGAATGTGTTTTGGGCGTCGCCCGTTCCCTGGAACGCCGAATGGCTGCTTGCACCTCATATAAAGGCGGGACGAGCCGTACTGGCGGTGGTGCCGAAAGGAGCAGTGGAAAGAGGATGGGGTCCCCATCACAGCGATCCCGACCTCCACACGGTGAAATACCGTGAGCAGATAATTCTCTATGCGACGGAGTTCAGCCTGGGGCTTGATTATCTATCCGGCCGGAGCGACATAGACATGGGCAGAATCGCTTATGTCGGATTAAGCTGGGGCGCCGAGGATGGCCCGATTTTCGTTTCTGTCGACAACCGATACCGTTCGGTTGTTTTTATTGGCGGTGGTTTCAGCGAATCAGATTCGCGAAAACTTCCCGAAGCGAATCCCATGAACTTTGCTCCATATGTTACTTGTCCGGTAATGCTCCTCAACGGAAAATATGATGAGACCACAACGTACGAGATTGAAGGTCGTGCCCTGTATAATCTTCTTCCGGAGCCCAAGAGACTTGCCCTTCTTGAAGGTGGACATTGCCCGCCGCTGGAGGTGAGGGTCCCGGTCATCGAGAAATGGCTGAATGAGACCATGGGGGCGGTCAGGCGCGAATAG
- a CDS encoding VOC family protein — translation MSNSEYVHGTFCWNELMTRDVPAGGKFYSELFGWQAVDSGMPGMQYTMFKIGDKSAGGMMEMPSEIPKEVPSHWMAYVAVDDVDATAAKVEALGGQVLHGPEDVPGVGRFCIIQDPTGGVVSAMTMHSGQ, via the coding sequence ATGTCCAACAGTGAGTATGTGCATGGAACCTTCTGCTGGAACGAGTTGATGACGCGTGACGTCCCTGCGGGCGGGAAGTTCTATTCCGAGTTGTTCGGATGGCAGGCGGTTGACAGCGGCATGCCCGGCATGCAGTACACGATGTTCAAGATTGGGGACAAAAGTGCCGGAGGGATGATGGAAATGCCGTCGGAAATACCGAAGGAGGTCCCGTCGCACTGGATGGCCTACGTGGCCGTCGATGACGTTGACGCGACGGCGGCTAAAGTCGAGGCACTGGGCGGCCAGGTCCTGCACGGGCCGGAGGATGTTCCGGGCGTGGGGCGGTTCTGCATTATCCAGGACCCGACCGGCGGTGTGGTGTCGGCGATGACAATGCACAGCGGGCAGTAG
- a CDS encoding RimK family alpha-L-glutamate ligase, protein MGQLGIYVERYTISSSDEMNSLMRLSQVGRRLGHRVDFLFRPDMYKIPEYDAIYIRALTDPLNSAYVASRTAEMHGLLVVDDPDSIRICCDKVSMYRHLMRHGVPIPETEIIDENEISLELGQRLLDRFGDPVVLKAPNSSFSMYVEKASTPREISTIARRFLRRSDRVLAQRFVKSSFDWRVGTLGGEPLYVCQYVIPKNRWKILTYTSDGKAAYGPIRPFRIAEAPALLLQTAVQAANAIGRGLYGVDVKQVADQFIVIEVNDNPTINAGEEDMLEGDLYERLVRHLLAS, encoded by the coding sequence ATGGGGCAACTAGGCATCTACGTCGAGCGTTACACTATTTCGAGTTCGGACGAGATGAACTCGCTCATGCGTCTCAGTCAGGTGGGTCGCAGGCTGGGACATCGCGTGGATTTTCTGTTTCGTCCTGACATGTACAAGATACCAGAATACGACGCCATCTACATCCGCGCCTTAACCGACCCGCTGAACTCCGCCTACGTGGCGTCGAGGACGGCGGAGATGCACGGACTGCTCGTCGTCGATGATCCTGACTCCATTCGCATATGTTGTGACAAAGTCAGCATGTACCGCCACCTGATGCGGCACGGCGTGCCTATTCCGGAGACGGAGATAATTGATGAGAATGAGATCAGCCTGGAACTGGGGCAGCGGCTCCTTGATCGGTTCGGCGATCCGGTGGTGCTCAAAGCTCCAAACAGCAGCTTCTCGATGTACGTCGAGAAGGCATCCACACCGCGGGAGATCAGCACGATAGCAAGACGATTCCTGCGACGGTCCGACCGGGTGCTGGCACAGCGGTTTGTCAAGTCATCATTCGATTGGCGCGTAGGCACCCTTGGAGGCGAGCCGCTCTACGTGTGTCAGTATGTCATCCCGAAGAACAGGTGGAAAATACTGACCTACACCAGCGACGGTAAAGCGGCATATGGTCCCATAAGGCCCTTCCGCATCGCCGAGGCACCGGCGTTGCTGCTGCAGACGGCCGTGCAAGCGGCCAATGCGATCGGCCGGGGGCTCTACGGCGTAGATGTCAAACAGGTAGCGGATCAGTTCATCGTTATCGAGGTGAACGATAATCCTACCATCAACGCCGGCGAAGAGGACATGCTTGAGGGAGATCTGTACGAACGGCTGGTCAGACATTTATTAGCGTCGTGA
- a CDS encoding helix-turn-helix transcriptional regulator: MKTRKIYNRISVLREERNISRKELAEKIGVNFQTVGYLEREEYNPSLDLAIRISEFFGLPIKMIFSTQPLKPLSQELLERSKRERE; the protein is encoded by the coding sequence ATGAAGACCCGAAAGATATACAACAGAATCTCGGTGCTCAGAGAGGAACGCAACATCTCCAGAAAGGAACTGGCCGAGAAGATCGGCGTCAATTTTCAGACGGTCGGTTACCTGGAACGCGAGGAGTACAACCCCAGCCTGGACCTGGCTATCAGAATAAGCGAGTTTTTCGGCCTGCCGATCAAGATGATCTTCTCGACCCAACCGCTCAAACCATTGAGCCAGGAACTGCTTGAACGAAGCAAGAGAGAAAGGGAATAG
- a CDS encoding class I SAM-dependent methyltransferase yields the protein MERIYRDIPPESIPWNHPDPPELLAEAVQTGRIKPCRAVDLGCGTGNYAVWLARQGFDVTGIDISSEAVKLAADLSARQGVSCRFVVADLLGDLKEYHAAFDLAFDWELLHHVFPKDRPRYIRNVHSLLVPHGTYVSACFNDGDTAFGGVGKYRDTPLGTTLYFSSLEELKALYTPLFDVVELRTVQIPGRPNPHVANFAWLERK from the coding sequence ATGGAGCGAATATACCGGGACATTCCGCCCGAGAGCATTCCCTGGAATCATCCCGACCCGCCTGAACTACTGGCTGAGGCTGTTCAAACCGGAAGGATCAAGCCCTGCCGGGCGGTCGATCTGGGATGCGGGACGGGCAACTACGCCGTCTGGCTGGCCCGACAGGGATTTGATGTAACCGGAATCGACATCAGCAGTGAGGCCGTCAAACTTGCCGCTGACCTTTCCGCGCGGCAAGGCGTGTCATGCCGCTTTGTTGTCGCCGATCTGCTGGGCGATCTGAAGGAATATCACGCCGCCTTCGACCTCGCTTTCGACTGGGAGCTTCTGCACCACGTCTTTCCAAAGGATCGACCGCGTTACATTCGCAACGTCCACAGCCTGCTTGTGCCGCACGGCACGTATGTTTCGGCCTGCTTCAATGACGGGGACACGGCCTTTGGAGGAGTCGGCAAGTATCGCGATACCCCGCTAGGCACGACACTGTACTTCTCGTCACTGGAGGAACTCAAGGCCCTGTACACGCCGCTGTTTGACGTCGTCGAGTTGCGCACGGTCCAGATCCCCGGAAGGCCCAACCCGCACGTGGCCAATTTCGCCTGGTTAGAGCGGAAGTAG
- a CDS encoding PaaI family thioesterase yields the protein MLQGYPAILHGGVVSLLLDGVMTNCLFSAGITAVTGRLEVRYLRPVAIDQTVHLSARILKSRRTLHYVEAELVQESEVKVTAVGSFVDRRAASG from the coding sequence GTGTTGCAAGGCTACCCCGCCATCCTGCACGGGGGAGTGGTTTCCCTGCTGCTTGACGGGGTGATGACCAACTGTCTGTTTTCCGCAGGCATAACGGCCGTGACAGGACGGCTGGAGGTGCGCTACCTTCGTCCCGTCGCCATCGACCAGACTGTACACCTTTCCGCTCGCATTTTGAAATCCCGACGGACGCTGCATTACGTCGAGGCAGAACTGGTGCAGGAATCCGAGGTGAAAGTCACGGCCGTGGGCAGCTTTGTGGACCGTCGGGCCGCTTCGGGCTGA
- a CDS encoding metalloregulator ArsR/SmtB family transcription factor produces MDEKTFSKYFKAFGDPSRLKILTLLSAKEMTVNEIAKGIGISQPATSRHLAILREADIVIDRREGQHVFYSLNKQSVNSCCTGFCDCLKVTVKDGRKKKKSRG; encoded by the coding sequence ATGGATGAGAAGACATTTTCCAAGTATTTCAAGGCCTTCGGGGATCCCTCGCGGCTCAAGATCCTCACGTTGCTCTCAGCTAAGGAAATGACGGTTAACGAGATAGCGAAGGGGATCGGCATTTCCCAGCCCGCCACCAGCCGGCATCTGGCCATACTCAGGGAGGCCGATATCGTTATCGACCGGCGCGAGGGGCAGCATGTCTTTTACAGCCTCAACAAACAGTCCGTAAACAGTTGCTGCACGGGCTTTTGTGACTGCCTGAAGGTCACCGTAAAGGACGGCAGGAAGAAAAAAAAGAGCCGGGGATGA
- a CDS encoding glycosyltransferase family 39 protein, whose translation MTSTRTRTVYALALLFLLAFFFNWPYLLGGFSGDDLIFLNLLDNDPRPFSRLHGMWSVNQLPFIDNTWWKDWTHPGDAGVFWRPIPSLVFEGSISLFGRNAFPLHLLSILLHAGVAMCLYLLVRRVTGRRILALLSGLFFVTCEDHSMQVGWIAGFTDLLCVQFIMLALLAHVSWLRRRKALALAGSLSALILAMGCKESASVAPLAMILLSFLMPSGSSDDSSRYGGLRSRFITVLKAPSTWLPSVVVLGGYLITYRLLDMGGFDSLVYVNPLAHPGRYLARLVTQLPVLWTGTFSPIPPSLTMFWPDLLAPLAVSGLVLFLVWLVALRPFRSAPLVQWAMILYLVALLPQLAADASERALYFPMIPAAILLATVAATIAPIARRGVQAATQLPRFTRVVGWIAVLGVLLPGVLASTAAPWTYRPSFEMPLADLRTAMPFIEEHQPRHTMLLNTSGFMLTLYTWDAVNYLSEEPQDVWTLSSANAVFTLEKTGDSSFVISADRSGWLGNMFARILRTKPTLAAGDQYHTPVFDATIVRTTATGRDALAVRFDLVGPLDDPRWLFLRWNGRQFEPLNIAALPRDSTIELANTSDMWKSMY comes from the coding sequence ATGACGTCTACAAGAACCCGCACCGTATACGCCCTGGCGCTGCTGTTTCTTCTCGCGTTCTTTTTCAACTGGCCCTATCTGCTGGGAGGCTTCAGTGGCGACGACCTGATTTTCCTTAACCTGCTGGACAATGATCCCCGGCCGTTTTCGCGGTTGCACGGCATGTGGTCGGTAAACCAGTTGCCGTTCATAGATAACACCTGGTGGAAGGACTGGACCCATCCGGGTGACGCCGGTGTTTTCTGGCGGCCGATCCCGAGTCTTGTTTTCGAAGGCTCGATCAGCCTTTTCGGCAGAAACGCTTTTCCCTTGCATCTGCTTTCGATCCTTCTGCACGCCGGTGTTGCCATGTGCCTGTATCTGCTGGTTCGGCGTGTAACTGGCCGGAGGATCTTAGCGCTGTTGTCCGGACTGTTCTTCGTCACCTGCGAAGATCACAGCATGCAGGTTGGATGGATAGCCGGCTTTACCGATCTGCTCTGCGTACAGTTTATCATGCTGGCCCTGCTGGCCCACGTCAGTTGGCTGCGCCGTCGCAAAGCCCTCGCTCTGGCCGGATCTCTATCAGCGCTGATCCTGGCTATGGGTTGCAAGGAATCCGCCTCGGTGGCGCCGCTGGCCATGATACTGTTGAGCTTCCTCATGCCCTCGGGATCCTCCGATGATTCCTCCCGCTATGGAGGACTTCGATCCCGGTTCATCACAGTTCTGAAAGCTCCGTCAACGTGGCTGCCATCAGTCGTTGTTCTCGGCGGTTACCTGATCACGTACCGGCTGCTGGACATGGGGGGATTCGACAGCCTCGTCTACGTCAACCCGCTGGCCCATCCCGGCCGGTACCTCGCGCGCCTGGTGACGCAACTCCCCGTCTTGTGGACCGGCACCTTCTCACCCATCCCGCCGTCGCTGACGATGTTCTGGCCCGACCTGCTTGCACCCCTGGCCGTGTCCGGGTTGGTGCTTTTCCTGGTATGGCTGGTCGCGCTCCGGCCGTTCAGGAGCGCGCCGCTCGTGCAGTGGGCGATGATTCTTTACCTTGTGGCGCTGCTGCCGCAACTGGCCGCCGATGCAAGTGAAAGAGCTTTGTATTTCCCCATGATCCCGGCCGCCATCCTGCTGGCAACCGTTGCGGCCACGATCGCCCCCATTGCCCGGCGCGGTGTTCAGGCGGCCACGCAGCTTCCACGCTTCACGCGCGTGGTTGGCTGGATTGCCGTGCTGGGTGTCCTGCTTCCGGGCGTTCTCGCCTCAACCGCAGCGCCCTGGACTTACCGGCCGAGTTTCGAAATGCCCCTGGCCGATTTGAGGACCGCGATGCCGTTCATCGAAGAACATCAACCCCGGCATACCATGCTGTTGAATACGTCGGGGTTTATGCTGACTTTGTATACGTGGGACGCCGTCAACTACTTGTCCGAGGAACCGCAGGACGTCTGGACGCTGTCTTCCGCGAATGCCGTTTTCACACTGGAGAAGACCGGTGATTCGTCATTCGTCATCTCGGCCGACCGCTCCGGCTGGCTGGGTAACATGTTCGCCCGTATCCTGCGCACAAAACCGACCCTGGCCGCGGGAGATCAATACCATACGCCGGTCTTCGACGCCACGATTGTCCGCACCACCGCTACGGGACGCGATGCCCTGGCCGTTAGGTTCGATCTGGTCGGTCCGCTCGATGATCCGCGCTGGCTCTTTCTGCGCTGGAACGGCAGACAATTCGAACCCCTAAATATAGCGGCGCTTCCGCGTGACAGCACAATCGAGCTGGCCAATACATCCGATATGTGGAAAAGCATGTATTGA
- a CDS encoding DUF134 domain-containing protein codes for MPRPRKRRFCRRYQADRVYKPQGIPLRQIDTVVLGLDQFEAMRLCDIEQLDQEAAGMRMGISRGTVQRLLYQGRKQLLEAILKNSAVIINLKESEDQHADMHSVRRRRGDGQHHS; via the coding sequence ATGCCGCGACCGAGGAAAAGACGATTTTGCCGACGATATCAGGCTGACAGAGTCTACAAGCCCCAGGGCATACCCCTGCGGCAGATCGATACGGTGGTGCTGGGGCTCGATCAGTTTGAGGCCATGCGTTTGTGTGACATCGAGCAGCTTGACCAGGAGGCGGCCGGCATGCGCATGGGCATTTCGCGCGGTACGGTACAACGGCTGTTATATCAGGGTCGCAAACAGCTTCTGGAGGCGATTCTGAAAAACTCTGCGGTAATCATCAATCTCAAAGAGAGTGAGGATCAGCATGCTGATATGCATTCCGTCAGGAGACGACGGGGGGATGGACAGCACCATTCATGA